The Candidatus Stygibacter australis nucleotide sequence AGATAGAGATAACGGGTTCTGGTACGGGGATTGCATTAATATAAAGTAATAAATTTAACTCGGAGGTTAAGATGAAGAAAAATTTAGTAGTGTTAGTGTTGGCATTATTGGTGGCAGGCAGTCTATTTTGCCAGGATGTAGATGTAGATGCTAAAGTGAAAGAAGCGCTGTTAAAGAGCAAAATGGCTCAGAAAGAAGCAGAACTGATTGTTAAGGAAATGAAGGGAGATTATACCATTAATGTAACAATCGATGATGACGGCAATAAGATCGTGATAACATCTCCAGATGATGTCAAAATGGATAAACCTTTTATAGGTATAACTTATTCAGATATGACACTTGCAGAAGCAGCAGAAATCGGATACAATTATTTTTATGGAATCCGACTGGATACTGTATCCCCCAATAGTCCCGCTTATTATTACAAACTACGCACAGATGATATTTTGATGTCAATCAATGATGATAAAATTACCAAACAGGACGAATTAGGAAAGATAATATCCTTTTACAGAGTTGGCGAAAAAGTTACTTTGACGATTTTCCGTAAAGGCGAAGTGGTCGAACTGGAATTTGTTTTTGGAACCAGAAAACTGGTTTATGATCTTGAAGGCACGATAGTGATGGATAAGACAGAATCCAAAACAGAAAAAGAATCAATTATCAAGAAGAAATCGAAATATTATGGAGATGGTTCTATCGCCTGGATGCCAATATGGTACACACCTGATGTAGTAGACGTTAATGGCATAATGGAAAGTTTAGGTTTTGAGGAAGATATGTATTCAGAAGACGGATTATTCCTTAATGGTATTGGTTTGAAGTCCCATATCGGCAAGGGCTGGTTCATGGGTGGACAATTTGCGCAGTATTTTGACAAAACAACCACACGCCATGACTGGAATCATAATATTGCTAATCTTGATAGTACCTCAAATGTTTCACGTACAGCTAAGTACTGGATCAATTATGGTGGATTATCATTTGACAGACGCTTTGTTTTCGGGAAATTTTATAGTGAATTAGGCTGTATGTTCACCTGGGGTATGAATAAAATCGAAGTAAGTCAGAAAGCATCAGATGATGTACCAGATTTTGACTTTGATGGTGATATGAGCTTAGATACTTACCTTGATGAATATTACAATGCATCAAGTTCAATTACATTTAAAAATACAGGATTTTTGGCAGAACCACGGATATCTCTCGGCTGGAGAATCACAGACTGGCTGAGTTTTAAAGCTGAGGCTGCGTATTTATATACTATTTCAATGTCTGGTTGGGAAGGTGAGGCTAATGGATATGACATAAACCTTACTAATAGACCAGATACAAACATGGATGGCTTGACCTTATCATTTGGTCCCTGGTTTGGATTTTAGTAAAAGATCCAGCCAGTAATCCAGCCATTTCGGGGGGCAGGAATGCTTGGCGGAATTTTTGAAAAAGCTATAACAGCAACGATCTCCCTTGGTATGATGTTATTTTCATCATACCAAGGGAATACTCCTTCATTTGCCCAGTCACGGGCATTTTCACGTGGTAATCAGATAACGGTACAGGCTACATTAGAAAGTGCATTTAATGAAGATTTCAGACAGATCATGCAATCAGGGCAGCGTATACCAATTGATTTCACTTTAACCCTACGCAGTGAGGTTAGCACGGAGATAATCAGTTTCCAGCATATTGCAATTTTTGATCCTCTTTTAGGAAACTGGACATTGATCTGTGAGGAACAGAATAATCGCACCTATGTAATTGATTCCTGGAGTGAATTTAAAAATGCGAATTCAGATTTTCATTACCAATCACCCCATGAACTTGAATTGCCGATTGAGGTGAACCTGGTGGCGAGTTTACCTATTGTAACAATGGGTCAAAATAATGAATCTTTTGACCTGATGATCTTCT carries:
- a CDS encoding PDZ domain-containing protein, with product MKKNLVVLVLALLVAGSLFCQDVDVDAKVKEALLKSKMAQKEAELIVKEMKGDYTINVTIDDDGNKIVITSPDDVKMDKPFIGITYSDMTLAEAAEIGYNYFYGIRLDTVSPNSPAYYYKLRTDDILMSINDDKITKQDELGKIISFYRVGEKVTLTIFRKGEVVELEFVFGTRKLVYDLEGTIVMDKTESKTEKESIIKKKSKYYGDGSIAWMPIWYTPDVVDVNGIMESLGFEEDMYSEDGLFLNGIGLKSHIGKGWFMGGQFAQYFDKTTTRHDWNHNIANLDSTSNVSRTAKYWINYGGLSFDRRFVFGKFYSELGCMFTWGMNKIEVSQKASDDVPDFDFDGDMSLDTYLDEYYNASSSITFKNTGFLAEPRISLGWRITDWLSFKAEAAYLYTISMSGWEGEANGYDINLTNRPDTNMDGLTLSFGPWFGF